The Aythya fuligula isolate bAytFul2 chromosome 5, bAytFul2.pri, whole genome shotgun sequence sequence GTCACAAAACTCCCATTTATAGAAACGCTTCCCTAAAGGCAATTCTGCCTTCAGGTAGCCAGCCTGAAACATGAACTCGAGCAGATGTGAATTTCCCATTTGCTCAGGTCTTAATTGTGGAATCTGCGTGTTGCTTTGTGGCTTAACCACTCCAGTGCTGATAAATATTTGTCAAATGCAAGAGCACGAATGAAAACACATAGTCCACTCACACTACCTGCTTTCTGAGCAGCTCCCTTTTTGGTTAATAACAGAAGTTACCCTAGAACAGTGAGTGAacagctccctcctccccaccctgaTCATGGGCACACAGCACAcacctcctgcccagcccagctACTCACCCAGGAACTGCACAGCGAAGTAGCACGCCTCTGTCAGCAGGGTCCAGCGGATGATGACTTTCTCAGCTGTGTACAGGGCATTCCACATGATGAGCGAGATGCCTGCGGagggacagcagcacagctgctctgaGGGAAGGCGAGGACCACCGGGAAGGGGCAGCCCACCCGCCTGCCCCCCAGGTGAAACATTTTGGCCTCCAcgggggaggcagagggaagaagcgcaggcagctgctgcactCTCCCCTTGCCTGGTGTGGCTGCTGCATTTCCAGCCGTCCCCACgagatgctgctgcagcctgcgaGAAGCAGCCAGCCACCAGCCTGCCAGTGCAAGGGCATCCCACCCTGGCTGCCTGCCCTCAAGACCAGCCACCCCTCCAAAAACACTCCCTGCGCATTCCCTCGCAGACTGagagcagcagtggctgcagcacagggtgcAGAGCTAACCAACCCTCTGTGTTTTCATTCCtccactcattttcttttccagagtgTTTCTCCAGGCTCCCCTCAAGCCCCTCACCCTCCCCTCTGGCCCCATCTCTTGTGCCATACACGAGGTCCCCCCCAGGCACTGCAATCACAGGATGAGGGAGCCTGAGACCTTGATaggaaaaagcaacagaagctGAGCTTTACAAGAGacccataaaaaaaataatattccaaCAGCAGCTGTTTCCAAACACAGAATTTGTCTGCTCCTGCCCTTTTGGCCTCTCGCCCCATTGCTCTACAGGGCAGCATCACACCCCAGATACTGGCACAGCACTCACTGAGGAGGGCTCCTCCGTAGAGCCGGATGGGAGTCTTGCTGCTCGCCGATTCCTCGTTGAAGATGGTGTCATAGAGCTGGTCAGGGAAAGCGAGGGCCTGGCGGAGGAATGGGAGAGACTCAGCAGCACTTTCCCAGAGCCATCAAAACGCGCTGTCTCGGGCAGGGGAAAGTGGTGCTCTGACATTGAGACATGAGGTGACCAGAACCATCGGCCAGGAAATTGGGAATTAAGGAGGCGCAAGAAGTATCAGCGTGTCAGCTACTGGCTTCAAGGCCGGTTTCTGTGACCGAGGCTGCCGTGCCATGTGTGGTTTATGAACCTGCTAATGAAAACAGACTCTGGCAATGGGAACAAACAGCCAAGGACACTGCTGGCAAGCCCATTACAGAGACGCAGGGAGGGCAAAGGGCTCTCACGAGAAAGCAGCGGTGGTTGTTGAAGGCAAAGGAGGGGAAATAAGCGGTCAAGGAGCCACGCTGTGGCATCCAGGAGCTGGTGGTGCCCAGGACTGCAGCCCTCACTTACCATGATGGCCACCCCGGAAAACATAACGGCGGAAACAAGCTGCCAGACCCTGCACAGGAGGGAAAACAGAGAGCCCAGAGTGAGCCTGTTGCCCCTGCTTCACAATGCATTCCCAATGCTGTCCATGTGGTTATTAgcctctgccctccctcctcaCCCAATTGAGGCAGCAGTGGGTCTTCTGCATGAAGACGTAGCTCCCCAGACACTGCTAGCTCGAGCCTCACTAGCAACACAGAGCTGAACCCCCCTCACCCAAGCAGAGGAGAGAATTGGACCTGCAAAGAGGACAGGGAGGTCCTCTGGCCTCTGTGGTTCCCAGCACCTGCCAAGGGACTGGAGCTCATGGCCCTCAGGCTGGTTTATGAGGGATAAAAGCAGAGCCAGGATGGATGGTCCTGCAGCCCTGAGaagctctgcagggagcagtgAGGCTTGTATCAGGGACAGAGCTGGTGTCAGGAACACTATGGCCAACAGCCCTCTGATGGCCCTGCTCTAAGGTGGCCTCATGTCTTACCTGAGCCCCAAGGGTTCCCGGACAGCAAACTTGATTTCATTTCCCAGGACTTGGCTAATCTGAAATTCAAACAAAAGGCACAAGGTGACTAAGCAGACCCTTCCCCAGCCTTTAGGAAGCATACCTCAGACCAGACAACATGTATCTTAACCCCATGTAGCAGTTTATCTCCAAGACAACTGAAAAGAGGATGAAGATGAGAAATTTCAGCGCGGGGTGGAATAAGCAAGCTCCATGTGAGCTCTCCTACAAACAAACATCCTGCCAGCGACCTCTCCAGAGGGCACTCAGGACAGGGCTCCCAAGGGACATGTCCTTGTTCTCCAGCACTGGTATTTTGCTGAAACAGACCGCATGCCTTTGTTTGTGATTTGGGTCGCTTCAGAGAGGTGCCACCCTGCCTCTTTAATTGCCGCCCCAGTTtccagggcacagtgctggaaTACGGTGAGCTTTGAGCTGGTACCATGAGCTCCGAGCTAGCTAATGGGCATATTGACAATAACATTTCACCAGTGGATTAAAGCAACTTAAAGGCAGAGCTCGCTGTGTTACTGTGAAAAGTGGTCTCAGGCAGCTTTTGTGCCTCCACCACGCTGCACAGCCTGTCTCTGCCAAGGGGCAGCATTAATCTTATCACAGCAGCCCTTGCAtgagcccagcagagctgggagctctgGTGTTGgcagagaggctgcagaaggtaaaggctggaaaaaaattaactggGTTTTATTCAGTGGCCTGCCACGTGCCAGCAGGTGACACTTCACAGGTTTAGTGGCCATCCCCCTGCAGCAGTGGCCCCCTGGCTGCGGGACAGCAGCACGGAGGACCCCGAGGCGGGATGGGGAacacctccctgcccagcacaaCTCACCTTGGAGCGATGGACCTCGCCGTCGTCGTCCTCGCCGCCAACCCCCAGGATCTTGCGTGTCTTCAGCCTGCTCACCAGGT is a genomic window containing:
- the TP53I11 gene encoding tumor protein p53-inducible protein 11 yields the protein MAAKQPPPLMKKHSQTDLVSRLKTRKILGVGGEDDDGEVHRSKISQVLGNEIKFAVREPLGLRVWQLVSAVMFSGVAIMALAFPDQLYDTIFNEESASSKTPIRLYGGALLSISLIMWNALYTAEKVIIRWTLLTEACYFAVQFLVTTVSLVESSRIATGAVLLLVSRILFVLISIYYYYQVGRRPKKV